In Pseudoalteromonas carrageenovora IAM 12662, the following proteins share a genomic window:
- the pmbA gene encoding metalloprotease PmbA: MKSQQHDPIYSQISQVKDAVAEVLEHAKKLGATAAEAAMSSTSGLSVSTRMGEVETIEFNQDGGLGISVYVGNNKGSASTADLSPKTLRTVVEKAIDIAKFTSDDPFNGVADKELLEFAPKNLDLYHPWDVSPEQGIELCHAAEQAALNADERIVNSDGASFSSHQGLRVYGNSHGLIAGFPRTRHSISTMVIGKEGEHMQRDSAYTVARDQAGLNDAAAVGLEAAAETLAKLNSQKLGTMKVPVIFRADIANSLFGHLVSAIGGGALYRKSSFLLDSLGTQVFSNCVNIAERPHILKGLASSPFDSEGVKTLDREIIQGGELQTYLLASYAARKMNMTPTGHAGGIHNWLVEQTHNDLSALLKTMGTGLLVTELMGQGVNTVTGDYSRGAAGFWVENGQIQYPVSEITIAGNLKDMFKGISAIGGDIERRGGIQTGSVLIDQMQIAGA, encoded by the coding sequence ATGAAAAGCCAACAACACGATCCAATTTATTCTCAAATCTCTCAAGTAAAAGATGCCGTAGCCGAAGTGCTTGAGCATGCAAAAAAGTTGGGTGCAACAGCTGCAGAAGCTGCAATGTCGAGCACATCTGGTTTATCGGTTAGTACACGTATGGGTGAAGTAGAAACCATTGAATTTAACCAAGACGGTGGTTTAGGTATAAGTGTATATGTTGGTAATAATAAAGGCTCTGCGTCTACCGCCGATTTGAGTCCAAAAACACTGCGTACCGTTGTAGAAAAAGCGATAGATATAGCTAAATTTACATCTGATGACCCATTTAATGGTGTTGCTGATAAAGAATTACTTGAGTTTGCACCAAAAAATTTAGATTTATACCACCCGTGGGATGTAAGCCCAGAGCAAGGTATTGAGCTTTGCCATGCCGCAGAGCAAGCTGCATTAAATGCTGATGAGCGAATTGTTAATTCAGACGGTGCCAGCTTTTCATCGCACCAAGGTTTACGCGTATATGGTAACAGCCATGGCTTAATTGCAGGTTTTCCTCGTACTCGTCATAGCATTAGCACTATGGTAATAGGTAAAGAGGGCGAGCATATGCAGCGTGACTCTGCTTACACCGTTGCGCGCGATCAAGCGGGTTTAAATGATGCTGCAGCTGTTGGGCTTGAAGCCGCTGCAGAAACCCTCGCTAAACTAAACAGCCAAAAACTAGGGACTATGAAAGTGCCTGTTATTTTTAGAGCTGATATTGCCAATTCACTGTTTGGCCATTTAGTGTCGGCCATTGGTGGTGGTGCACTTTATCGTAAGTCGAGTTTTTTGCTCGACAGCCTTGGCACACAGGTATTTAGTAACTGTGTAAATATAGCTGAGCGCCCACATATTTTAAAAGGTTTAGCATCATCGCCTTTTGATAGCGAAGGGGTTAAAACGCTTGATCGTGAAATAATCCAAGGTGGCGAGTTACAAACCTATTTATTAGCAAGTTACGCTGCACGTAAAATGAATATGACGCCAACAGGCCATGCTGGCGGTATACATAACTGGTTAGTTGAACAAACCCATAATGATTTATCGGCTTTATTAAAAACCATGGGTACAGGTTTATTAGTTACTGAGCTTATGGGCCAAGGTGTAAACACTGTTACGGGTGACTACTCGCGTGGAGCAGCTGGTTTTTGGGTCGAAAACGGCCAGATTCAATACCCAGTAAGTGAAATTACTATTGCCGGAAATTTAAAAGATATGTTTAAAGGCATTAGTGCAATTGGTGGCGATATTGAGCGAAGAGGCGGTATTCAAACTGGCTCAGTACTTATAGATCAAATGCAAATAGCAGGCGCTTAA
- the yjgA gene encoding ribosome biogenesis factor YjgA gives MAKKKGKPAEIEEEIIYVSRTELKREAQEFHQLGSEIAKMGKKQRERLPLNDDLKEAMVVADKISNKSDAYRRHLNYIAKTLRTVENIEEIKAIIDVMLNKNNQAEVLVKKIEQLRADLIEQGDDLINETIEQFPELDRQQLRQLVRNATKEAKAEKPGKGYKELFQYLKDAHTVTY, from the coding sequence ATGGCAAAGAAAAAAGGCAAGCCTGCTGAAATTGAAGAAGAAATTATATACGTATCAAGAACGGAGCTTAAGCGCGAAGCGCAAGAGTTTCATCAGTTAGGTTCTGAAATTGCCAAAATGGGTAAAAAACAGCGTGAGCGCCTACCATTAAATGACGATTTAAAAGAGGCCATGGTTGTTGCTGATAAAATTAGTAATAAAAGTGATGCTTACCGTCGTCACTTAAACTACATTGCTAAGACGCTTCGTACTGTAGAAAACATCGAAGAAATTAAAGCGATAATTGATGTAATGCTAAATAAAAATAACCAAGCTGAAGTATTGGTTAAAAAAATTGAGCAGCTTCGCGCAGACTTAATTGAGCAAGGTGATGATCTAATAAATGAAACTATTGAGCAGTTTCCTGAGTTGGACCGCCAGCAATTACGCCAGTTAGTTCGTAATGCGACCAAAGAAGCTAAAGCTGAAAAACCAGGTAAAGGCTACAAAGAGTTATTTCAGTATCTTAAAGATGCCCATACAGTGACTTACTAG
- the mutT gene encoding 8-oxo-dGTP diphosphatase MutT, protein MTIKIVNVAVGVIKKNNAIFICKRGDEQHQGGLWEFPGGKVEAGESVFAALKRELTEEVGITIHSSSQLMVIEHDYGDKCVKLDIHVVSNFSGEARGAEGQPSEWVAISELSNYDFPAANADIIEKLQARYA, encoded by the coding sequence ATGACAATAAAAATAGTAAATGTAGCCGTAGGTGTTATTAAAAAAAACAATGCCATTTTTATTTGTAAGCGCGGTGATGAGCAACACCAAGGTGGCTTATGGGAATTTCCGGGTGGCAAAGTAGAGGCTGGCGAAAGCGTATTTGCAGCGCTTAAGCGAGAGCTAACAGAAGAAGTGGGGATCACAATTCACAGCTCTAGCCAGCTAATGGTGATTGAGCATGACTACGGCGATAAATGTGTAAAACTCGATATTCATGTCGTTAGTAATTTTAGTGGTGAAGCGCGTGGCGCTGAAGGACAACCAAGCGAATGGGTTGCCATTAGTGAGCTTAGTAACTACGACTTCCCTGCGGCTAACGCTGATATTATTGAAAAACTACAAGCTCGATACGCGTAG
- the secA gene encoding preprotein translocase subunit SecA encodes MISNLFTKIFGSRNDRTIKNLRKTVALINALETQLEALSDEDLRAKTAEFRERYDNGQSLDDILPEAFAVVREASKRVNGMRHFDVQLLGGMVLHQGRIAEMRTGEGKTLTATLPAYLNGLTGKGVHVITVNDYLAKRDAETNRELFEFLGLTVGCNVPGMMPQQKKQAYTADITYGTNNEFGFDYLRDNMAFSIDERVQRPLFYAVVDEVDSILIDEARTPLIISGPAEDSSELYIEINKIVPLLELQEKEDEEGVEGDGDYTIDEKSKQVHLTERGQIKVEDLLTERNLIEEGDSLYSASSITLLSHVYAALRAHKLYQKDVDYVVKENEVIIIDEHTGRSMEGRRWSEGLHQAVEAKEGVKIQNENQTLASITFQNYFRLYETLAGMTGTADTEAFEFQSIYGLDTVVMPTNKPMIRDDRADLVYLTQEEKYEAILIDIKDCQERGQPVLVGTISIESSEYLSQFLRKEKIKHNVLNAKFHAQEADIVSDAGLPGTVTIATNMAGRGTDIVLGGNWNSEVEKLENPTDEQIAEIKAAWKIRHDAVIDAGGLHIIGTERHESRRIDNQLRGRSGRQGDAGSSRFYLSMDDALMRIFAGERMTNMMRKLGMQRGEAIEHPWVNRAIENAQRKVEARNFDVRKQLLEYDDVANDQRRVVYSQRNELLEEGDISETITAIRGDVLAGVIDQYIAPQSLAEMWDVPGLEERLKQDFLIELPITQWLADDNKLYEEKLRERIEQAVEQSYQQKEEQVGDSVLRQFEKAIMLQSLDQHWKDHLAAMDHLRQGIHLRGYAQKNPKQEYKRESFELFSEMLENLKVDVVGILSKVQVRAEEDVEKVEEQHRKSENAPREYQHEEAEHVGGEAPQSATVMARTEPKVGRNDPCPCGSGQKFKQCCGKLK; translated from the coding sequence ATGATATCTAATTTATTTACCAAGATTTTTGGTAGTCGCAATGACCGCACTATTAAAAACCTAAGAAAGACGGTCGCGCTAATTAACGCGCTAGAAACGCAATTAGAAGCGCTTTCTGATGAAGATTTAAGAGCTAAAACAGCTGAGTTTAGAGAACGTTACGATAACGGACAAAGCCTTGACGACATTTTACCAGAAGCATTTGCAGTGGTACGTGAAGCGTCAAAGCGTGTAAATGGCATGCGTCACTTCGACGTACAGCTATTAGGTGGTATGGTTTTACATCAAGGTCGCATTGCAGAAATGCGTACCGGTGAAGGTAAAACACTAACAGCAACACTTCCAGCCTACTTAAATGGCTTAACAGGCAAAGGCGTACACGTAATTACCGTGAACGACTACCTTGCTAAACGTGATGCTGAAACAAACCGCGAGTTATTTGAGTTCTTAGGCCTAACTGTGGGCTGTAACGTACCTGGCATGATGCCACAGCAGAAAAAGCAAGCTTATACTGCTGACATTACCTACGGTACAAATAACGAATTTGGTTTTGACTACCTTCGTGACAACATGGCATTTAGCATTGATGAGCGCGTACAGCGTCCATTGTTTTATGCAGTAGTAGATGAAGTGGATTCAATCCTAATCGATGAAGCGCGTACACCACTTATTATTTCAGGTCCGGCTGAAGATAGCTCTGAGCTTTACATCGAAATCAACAAAATAGTACCGCTTTTAGAGCTTCAAGAAAAAGAAGACGAAGAAGGTGTTGAAGGCGATGGCGATTACACAATTGACGAAAAGTCTAAGCAAGTTCATTTAACTGAACGCGGCCAAATTAAAGTTGAAGACTTATTAACTGAACGTAACTTAATTGAAGAAGGCGACTCGCTTTACTCTGCAAGTAGCATTACCCTTTTAAGCCATGTATATGCAGCACTACGCGCTCATAAGCTTTATCAAAAAGATGTTGATTACGTTGTTAAAGAAAACGAAGTCATTATTATCGATGAGCATACAGGGCGTTCAATGGAAGGTCGTCGTTGGTCTGAAGGTTTACACCAAGCTGTTGAAGCTAAAGAAGGCGTAAAAATTCAAAACGAAAACCAAACACTTGCTTCAATCACTTTCCAAAACTACTTCCGTTTATACGAAACGTTAGCAGGTATGACAGGTACAGCCGACACTGAAGCATTTGAGTTTCAGTCAATTTATGGCCTAGATACCGTAGTTATGCCAACTAATAAGCCGATGATTCGTGATGATCGCGCCGATTTAGTTTACCTAACGCAAGAAGAAAAATACGAAGCTATTTTAATTGATATTAAAGATTGCCAAGAGCGCGGACAGCCTGTGCTTGTCGGTACTATTTCAATTGAAAGCTCTGAGTATTTATCACAGTTTTTACGCAAAGAAAAAATTAAGCACAATGTACTTAATGCTAAATTTCACGCGCAAGAAGCTGACATCGTATCTGATGCAGGTTTACCAGGCACTGTTACTATTGCAACCAACATGGCCGGTCGTGGTACCGATATCGTGCTTGGCGGCAACTGGAACAGCGAAGTTGAAAAACTAGAAAATCCAACAGATGAGCAAATTGCTGAAATTAAAGCAGCATGGAAAATTCGCCATGATGCAGTAATTGATGCTGGCGGTTTACACATCATCGGTACTGAGCGCCATGAATCGAGACGTATAGATAACCAATTACGTGGTCGTTCTGGTCGTCAAGGTGATGCCGGCTCTAGCCGTTTTTACCTATCAATGGATGATGCGCTAATGCGTATATTTGCCGGCGAGCGCATGACTAACATGATGCGTAAGCTAGGCATGCAACGAGGCGAAGCAATTGAGCACCCATGGGTAAACCGCGCAATTGAAAACGCACAACGTAAAGTAGAAGCACGTAACTTTGATGTACGTAAGCAACTACTTGAATACGATGATGTAGCAAACGATCAACGTCGTGTTGTTTACTCTCAGCGTAACGAACTGCTTGAAGAAGGCGATATTTCAGAAACTATCACGGCTATCCGTGGTGATGTACTTGCTGGTGTTATTGACCAGTACATTGCACCACAAAGTCTTGCTGAAATGTGGGATGTGCCTGGCCTCGAAGAGCGATTAAAACAAGACTTCTTAATTGAGCTACCAATTACTCAGTGGTTAGCCGATGACAATAAACTTTACGAAGAAAAACTTCGTGAACGTATTGAGCAAGCTGTTGAGCAGTCATACCAGCAAAAAGAAGAACAAGTTGGCGACTCTGTACTTCGCCAGTTTGAAAAAGCGATTATGCTACAAAGCCTTGATCAGCACTGGAAAGATCATCTTGCTGCAATGGATCACTTACGCCAAGGTATTCACTTACGTGGTTACGCGCAAAAGAATCCTAAGCAAGAGTACAAACGCGAGTCGTTTGAGCTGTTCTCTGAAATGCTTGAAAACTTAAAAGTTGATGTAGTTGGCATTTTAAGTAAAGTACAAGTACGTGCAGAAGAAGATGTTGAAAAAGTAGAAGAGCAACACCGTAAGAGTGAAAATGCTCCTCGCGAATACCAACATGAAGAAGCTGAGCACGTAGGCGGCGAAGCACCTCAAAGCGCAACCGTAATGGCTAGAACAGAGCCAAAAGTTGGCCGTAATGATCCGTGCCCTTGTGGTTCAGGTCAAAAATTCAAACAGTGTTGTGGTAAATTAAAATAA
- a CDS encoding DUF721 domain-containing protein has translation MAKDRYAPKPLTDIMAGLNNRLSAYAGKSQALDKQQTLLKEFLGPKLSEKCRVSNYRDGTLMIEAVSASIALKLNYLKMDMQSHFRAAGMAELGQIKITANPQATQRLSATGNKSQAQSAVTGNSRKMSTQTSDYLNAIAASAPPSLKEKLERLALHGKK, from the coding sequence ATGGCAAAAGATAGATATGCACCAAAGCCGTTAACCGACATTATGGCGGGGCTCAACAACCGCTTGTCGGCCTATGCAGGTAAAAGCCAAGCACTTGATAAACAGCAAACTCTATTAAAAGAGTTTTTAGGACCTAAGCTAAGCGAAAAGTGCAGAGTGAGTAACTACCGTGATGGTACCTTAATGATTGAGGCGGTATCGGCTTCTATCGCGCTTAAGCTTAATTATTTGAAAATGGATATGCAGTCACACTTTAGAGCTGCAGGCATGGCTGAGCTTGGGCAAATAAAAATTACTGCAAATCCGCAAGCTACTCAGCGATTAAGCGCTACTGGCAATAAAAGCCAAGCACAAAGCGCAGTTACGGGAAATTCTCGTAAAATGAGCACTCAAACCTCTGATTATTTAAATGCGATCGCTGCATCTGCACCTCCTTCTCTAAAAGAAAAATTAGAGCGCCTGGCTCTGCACGGAAAAAAATAA
- a CDS encoding M13 family metallopeptidase: protein MKKVTITAASIALALGLVGCGEKQQETKVTETAAVTAPADKTLELGVDLANMDESVRAQDDFYYHVNGQWLAKTEIPGDKSNYGSFSQLYDESQKAMKVALESAAANNAAKAGSDEHKIGAFYKSYMNKDARNEMGITPLQPSLDTIDSVESKADLAGLMAKIQKQGASLPFGWFVNNDAKNSSEYALYLSQSGLGLPDRDYYLKDDEKFTKIRAAYEQYMTDILAKSGVKNASEAAKSVIAFEKSLADAQWSRVQSRDATKSYNKMTVADADKLMGDFDLATFFKDAGVDIQEIIVRQPSYLEAFADVYKNTDVTTWKNYLKFHFVSGYAQLLSDDLVDLKFNFYSTTLRGVEEQAPLWKKAVDASNSVLGEILGKVYVKDNFPPEAKARMEELVDNVIKGYGVAIENLEWMSPETKLAAQEKLNKFTPKIGYPDKWKDYSELTINSDELVGNYIRYSEWAYKDMIAKLGKPVDRSEWHMTPQTVNAYYNPVNNEIVFPAAILQPPFFNLEADDAVNYGAIGAVIGHELGHGFDDQGAKYDGDGNLRNWWSETDLAQFEERTGALVAQYNEYKPFEDAGVNGELTLGENIGDLGGLTVAHKAYMLSLGDSKAPVIDGYTGDQRFFMGWSQIWRRKYRDEELRNRLMTDPHSPSHYRVIGILSNMPEFYEAFDVKEGDKMYIKPEDRVKIW from the coding sequence ATGAAGAAAGTAACTATTACCGCCGCAAGTATTGCACTTGCGCTTGGCCTAGTAGGTTGCGGTGAAAAACAACAAGAAACAAAAGTCACCGAAACTGCAGCAGTCACGGCCCCTGCAGACAAAACGCTTGAGTTAGGTGTAGACCTTGCCAATATGGATGAGTCTGTACGTGCACAGGATGATTTTTACTACCACGTAAATGGTCAGTGGCTTGCTAAAACAGAGATCCCGGGCGATAAATCTAACTACGGTTCTTTTTCGCAGCTATATGACGAGTCGCAAAAAGCGATGAAAGTGGCTCTTGAAAGCGCGGCTGCTAATAACGCGGCTAAAGCGGGCAGTGACGAGCATAAAATTGGTGCTTTTTATAAAAGCTACATGAATAAAGACGCGCGTAATGAAATGGGAATTACACCACTTCAGCCTTCTTTAGATACAATTGATAGTGTTGAGTCTAAAGCTGATTTAGCTGGCCTAATGGCTAAAATTCAAAAGCAAGGTGCTAGCTTACCATTTGGTTGGTTTGTAAATAACGATGCTAAAAATTCAAGCGAATATGCCTTGTACTTATCACAATCAGGCCTTGGTTTACCGGACCGCGACTACTACTTAAAAGATGACGAAAAGTTCACTAAAATTCGTGCAGCTTATGAGCAGTACATGACCGATATTTTAGCTAAATCAGGTGTTAAAAATGCATCTGAAGCCGCTAAAAGCGTTATCGCATTTGAAAAGTCTTTAGCTGATGCGCAGTGGAGCCGAGTACAAAGCCGTGATGCAACAAAATCGTATAATAAGATGACGGTTGCCGATGCTGATAAACTAATGGGCGATTTTGATTTAGCTACGTTTTTTAAAGACGCTGGTGTGGATATACAAGAAATTATTGTGCGTCAGCCAAGCTACCTAGAAGCATTTGCCGATGTGTATAAAAACACAGACGTAACAACGTGGAAAAACTATTTAAAATTCCATTTTGTTAGTGGTTATGCACAGTTACTTAGTGACGATTTAGTTGACCTTAAATTTAACTTTTACAGCACAACATTGCGTGGTGTAGAAGAGCAAGCGCCACTTTGGAAAAAAGCCGTTGATGCTTCTAACAGTGTACTGGGTGAAATTTTAGGTAAAGTGTACGTTAAAGATAACTTCCCGCCAGAAGCGAAAGCGCGTATGGAAGAGCTAGTCGATAACGTAATTAAAGGCTACGGTGTAGCTATTGAAAACCTTGAGTGGATGAGCCCTGAAACTAAGCTTGCAGCGCAAGAAAAGCTAAACAAATTTACCCCTAAAATTGGTTACCCAGATAAGTGGAAAGACTACTCTGAGCTTACAATCAATTCAGATGAACTAGTAGGTAACTACATTCGTTACAGTGAATGGGCTTACAAAGACATGATTGCTAAATTAGGCAAGCCTGTTGATCGTTCTGAGTGGCACATGACGCCGCAAACGGTAAATGCTTATTATAATCCGGTAAACAACGAAATTGTATTTCCTGCTGCAATTTTGCAACCACCATTCTTTAATTTAGAAGCGGATGATGCTGTAAACTACGGTGCAATTGGCGCGGTAATTGGCCACGAACTAGGCCACGGTTTTGACGACCAAGGTGCTAAATACGACGGTGATGGTAACTTACGTAACTGGTGGAGCGAGACTGACCTTGCACAGTTTGAAGAGCGTACAGGTGCACTAGTGGCACAATACAACGAGTACAAACCGTTTGAAGATGCAGGTGTTAACGGCGAACTAACGCTTGGCGAAAACATTGGTGATTTAGGTGGCTTAACCGTAGCGCATAAAGCATATATGTTATCTTTAGGTGATAGCAAAGCGCCGGTAATTGATGGTTACACAGGCGATCAACGCTTCTTTATGGGCTGGTCACAAATTTGGCGCCGTAAGTATCGTGATGAAGAGTTACGTAACCGGTTAATGACAGACCCACATTCACCAAGCCACTACCGTGTAATCGGTATCTTGTCGAACATGCCTGAATTTTACGAAGCGTTTGACGTAAAAGAAGGCGACAAAATGTATATCAAACCAGAAGATCGCGTAAAAATTTGGTAA
- a CDS encoding DUF2489 domain-containing protein codes for MSTALIIALFVGAAIIAGLAFYAGQLLYKLSAQKKLIAKTQAEQQKKLKKSRLERNAKLADSIHLIARAMNEEQCEFSEGCLRIWVLMSQYAFEDERDLTVEYPGIFEMYEVVKEMPTHDARKKYSKKEIFKQDTARWRAEEKLNDAIKADCAKIIVEFKAAPGSDKVVFN; via the coding sequence ATGAGTACAGCGTTGATCATAGCCTTATTTGTAGGTGCTGCGATTATTGCTGGCTTAGCATTTTATGCGGGTCAGTTGCTTTATAAGTTAAGTGCACAAAAAAAGCTAATTGCAAAAACTCAAGCTGAGCAGCAAAAAAAGCTTAAAAAGTCGCGTTTAGAGCGTAATGCTAAATTGGCCGACAGCATTCATTTAATTGCTCGTGCAATGAACGAAGAGCAGTGTGAGTTTTCTGAAGGGTGTTTGCGTATTTGGGTACTTATGTCTCAATACGCGTTTGAAGATGAGCGTGATTTAACTGTTGAGTACCCAGGCATTTTTGAAATGTACGAAGTAGTTAAAGAAATGCCAACGCATGATGCTCGTAAAAAATACTCTAAAAAAGAGATTTTTAAACAAGACACAGCTCGTTGGCGCGCAGAAGAAAAGCTTAATGACGCTATAAAAGCTGATTGCGCAAAAATTATTGTAGAGTTTAAAGCGGCTCCTGGCAGCGATAAAGTCGTGTTTAATTAA
- the hemN gene encoding oxygen-independent coproporphyrinogen III oxidase, which translates to MIELPKWDDSLINKYNVSGPRYTSYPTALSLSEGYNQQDLLSAVESSSSRSLSLYIHIPFCSQLCYYCGCNKIITRHQSKADVYLDYLAKEIKAQAPLFKHYTVEQLHLGGGTPTFLNTKQMTRLVTLLEQHFDFTHTTERGIEIDPRSLSDNMLVDLRVLGFNRVSFGIQDFNDEVQLAVNRPQQASKVKQLITQARELGFKSINADMIYGLPLQTPQSFKHTIEQLIALNPDRVSVFNYAHLPERFAAQRKIKDADLPSAHDKLTMFKNTLEQMTQAGYQFIGMDHFARPENELATAQNEAKLHRNFQGYTTHGNCDLLGLGVSSISQIGSAILQNQKELKQYYHATETQNGCAINKGLHLNTDDIIRADAIKQLICQFELNTEEFANKHGIEFNSYFADALTALIPLIDDAMVTINNNTIKVTPRGNLFIRIICMCFDTHLQKQINATRFSRVI; encoded by the coding sequence ATGATAGAACTTCCAAAATGGGATGATTCCCTAATAAACAAATATAATGTCTCTGGTCCTCGCTACACCTCTTACCCTACGGCACTTTCTCTTAGTGAAGGTTACAACCAGCAAGACTTGCTAAGCGCCGTTGAGTCATCATCTAGTCGTTCACTATCTTTGTATATACATATTCCGTTTTGTAGCCAACTTTGTTATTACTGCGGCTGTAATAAAATTATTACTCGTCATCAATCAAAAGCAGATGTGTATCTAGATTACCTTGCAAAAGAGATTAAAGCCCAAGCTCCCCTATTTAAACACTACACCGTAGAGCAATTGCATTTAGGTGGTGGAACTCCTACTTTTTTAAATACCAAGCAAATGACTCGCTTAGTGACTTTATTAGAGCAGCATTTTGATTTTACTCATACAACTGAGCGTGGAATAGAGATAGACCCACGCTCGCTTAGCGACAACATGCTCGTTGATTTGCGCGTGTTAGGCTTTAACCGCGTATCGTTTGGTATTCAAGATTTTAATGATGAGGTACAACTTGCTGTAAATCGCCCACAACAAGCCAGTAAAGTTAAGCAGCTAATTACTCAAGCGCGCGAGCTTGGTTTTAAATCAATTAATGCAGATATGATTTATGGGCTTCCACTACAAACACCTCAAAGCTTTAAGCATACTATTGAGCAATTAATTGCGTTAAACCCTGACCGTGTATCGGTATTTAATTACGCTCATTTGCCGGAGCGCTTCGCTGCACAGCGTAAAATTAAAGATGCAGATTTGCCTAGCGCGCATGACAAACTGACTATGTTCAAAAACACTCTTGAACAAATGACTCAAGCAGGATATCAATTTATTGGCATGGATCATTTTGCTCGCCCCGAAAACGAGCTAGCAACTGCACAAAACGAAGCTAAGCTACACCGTAACTTTCAGGGTTACACCACACATGGTAACTGTGATTTACTGGGCTTAGGTGTATCGTCTATTTCACAAATTGGCAGTGCTATTTTGCAAAATCAAAAAGAGCTAAAGCAATATTATCATGCAACCGAAACACAAAACGGCTGTGCGATTAATAAAGGGCTGCATTTAAATACTGATGACATAATACGTGCTGATGCTATTAAACAGCTTATTTGCCAGTTTGAGCTTAATACAGAAGAGTTTGCCAATAAGCATGGTATTGAATTTAATAGTTACTTTGCAGATGCTCTGACTGCACTTATACCGCTAATAGATGATGCCATGGTAACAATCAATAACAATACGATTAAAGTAACGCCGCGCGGCAATTTATTTATACGTATAATTTGCATGTGCTTCGATACTCACTTACAAAAACAAATTAACGCAACGCGATTTTCCAGAGTGATTTAG
- a CDS encoding phosphotransferase enzyme family protein: MNTLIQNKLSGLLALNPELTQVSVIGSGHINTTWLLSNASQQFIVQKLNTHVFKHPVQLINNAKLIEQHLCAKQQSNSYPLEIVKHIRTRSNEYLISIENEQYRVLNFISQSFSEDVVKTIEQAHQAALAFGTFVSALHDFDAASLYTVIEDFHNLAMRFEQLNSAINTSSDKRLIRCESEIAFCLSQQHLITELSDIAADLPIRVCHNDTKINNMLYCSNTHKAKAVIDLDTCMSGFLLYDFGDMVRTFCCAEAEDSTNLDKVVIRKEIFEALVKGYLAPLKPIMSKSEQSSLLLGAKIMPLMLSVRFLADYLNNDVYFKTTHAEHNLERAQNQLALYKNILSNESWMHKTLMQ; this comes from the coding sequence ATGAATACGTTAATTCAAAATAAATTAAGTGGGCTTTTAGCGCTAAACCCTGAGCTTACTCAGGTTAGCGTTATAGGTAGCGGCCACATAAATACGACGTGGCTGCTTAGTAATGCGTCGCAGCAATTTATTGTGCAAAAGCTCAATACCCATGTATTTAAACACCCTGTGCAACTCATTAATAATGCAAAATTAATTGAACAGCACTTATGCGCTAAACAGCAAAGTAACAGCTACCCGCTCGAGATTGTTAAACACATACGCACACGCAGCAATGAGTACTTAATAAGTATTGAAAACGAGCAATACCGAGTACTTAACTTTATTAGCCAAAGCTTTAGTGAAGATGTGGTTAAAACCATAGAGCAAGCACATCAGGCTGCTTTAGCATTTGGCACCTTTGTAAGCGCCCTTCACGATTTTGACGCCGCATCGCTTTACACTGTTATTGAGGATTTTCATAACTTAGCCATGCGCTTTGAGCAATTAAATTCAGCTATAAATACAAGTAGTGATAAGCGTCTCATTCGCTGTGAAAGCGAAATAGCCTTTTGCTTATCGCAGCAGCATTTAATTACAGAACTCAGTGATATAGCTGCCGACTTACCTATTCGGGTTTGCCATAACGACACTAAAATAAATAACATGCTGTATTGTAGTAATACGCATAAAGCAAAAGCGGTTATCGATTTAGATACCTGTATGTCAGGGTTTTTACTGTATGATTTTGGTGACATGGTACGTACATTTTGTTGCGCTGAGGCAGAAGACTCGACCAACCTTGATAAGGTAGTTATTCGTAAAGAGATTTTTGAGGCGCTCGTTAAGGGCTACCTCGCTCCGCTTAAGCCTATTATGAGTAAGTCAGAGCAATCAAGCTTATTGCTTGGTGCTAAAATTATGCCGTTAATGCTTAGCGTGCGTTTTTTAGCTGATTACTTAAATAACGATGTGTACTTTAAAACTACTCATGCAGAGCATAATTTAGAGCGTGCTCAAAACCAACTGGCTTTGTATAAAAACATTTTAAGTAATGAAAGCTGGATGCATAAAACCCTCATGCAATAG